TTCACGTGGACCGTCGTGACGCACTGGCTCCGGCAGCACGGCATCCACCCCCGCCGGGGTCACCACCAGGGTCGCCCCTGCCGTGGCGCGATGGAGCCCCGACACCATCGTCGCCGGGCCATAGGTGGAGATGCCGGCAATCAGGGCGAGTGCGTAATCCCAGACGATCTCGTGGGGGCCGATGCCGAGCAGGCGGGCATAGTCCCAATCGAAGCGAGCGCGGCCCCCGGTCGCGAGGCAATAGACCGGGATCGATATCGTCGGCGACGCCGTGTAGCGGATGGCCCGCCGCCGACGGTCGATGGTCAACGCGGCGAAATCAAGCGGGTAGTCCTCGAGGCCGTCGAGGTGTTCCTGGATCAGGCCTTCCGTAGCGCCGACGACATGTTCGAGCCCTTCCGGATCGTCGGCGAAGCGCTCGAGGACAATGGCGACGATCCGCTCGGCGCCCTCCAGGAGCACGGTCCGCAACATCCGATGCTGCACGAGCAAGACCCGCGAGCGGCCGATGGAAAAGCCCCCCTCGATGAGGCCAAGGGGGCCTGCCAGGTCGTCGAATGCAAGATCGGCTTGCAACATCGCGGTCAACCGCTGGGATCAGGGATAGCCGCCGAACCGGTCGTCGCCCTCGTTGATCTTCGGAGGCATTGGCGAGCCGGGGTCGGACACTTCAGAGGCAGGCAATACGCTGTCGAGTGCCTTGAGCTGCGCCTGGAGTTGCTTCGACTTAGACGATCTGGTCATAACCATCTCCTCCTGTCTGGCGGGGTGCGCCCAACACCAGGCGCCTCGGAAGCCGCCAGATTGACCATCTTGTCAGCAATGACAAGCAGGCACAACAAGCCGAAGGCGCGGTCGTTCAGGGCACCACCAGGAGAACGCATGGCGGTCAAGAAGTCAGCGAAGCCGAGGGCGGCGGAAAAGCGGCCGAAGTTGAATCCTGCACTCATGCATGCCGCGCGATCGCGCTCGCTCACGGATGTGCAACGACTCCTCGCCGAGGGCGCATCGCCGGACTCGGCGGGTGCGGCGGGCTCGCAAACCGAAGGCAACCTGGTGGAGACCGTGCGCCTCTTGCTTGCGGCCGGAGCCGATGTCACGGCGACGGATGGCGATGGAAATACAGCGCTCCACCGCGCGTGCCACAACGGGCACACCGCCGTGATCGAGATGCTGCTCGCGGCGGGGGCGGACATGAGGACGCTCAATCGCGAGGGACGCCTCCCGGGGGAGAGTGCGGTCTGGGGAGGGCACACCGATATCGTGCGGCTTCTCATCGATCGAGCAGGTGCAATCGCTTCCATTGATGATGCGCTTGTCTTCGCGGCGAGCCAGGGGCGCGGATCCCTCGCGGCCGGGGAATCAGCACGGGGACTCGCCCAGGGAGATTGCAGTAGCGAAGGGGAGGTCGGGCGCGGCGAAGTTGCTCGGAGCCTGACCTGTCGGTGCGTTGCCTCTCTTGACTGAGTACGGGCCTGCCCGGATCTGCGAAGCTGGGCGCATGGAACACTTCGTCCAGGTCGCTGAGGGAGTCTCGCTTTGGGTCGAGTCACGAGGCCCGGAGAAGGCTCCCGCTGTGCTGCTCATCATGGGGTCCACGGCATCGGGGCTGTTCTGGCCGGATGCGCTCGTGGACCTCCTCGCCCGGCGTTACCGGGTCATCCGCTATGACCACCGGGACACCGGGGCGTCCACCTGGGATTTCGACCGGGTTCCCTACTCGGCGACCCGGATGGCCGAGGATGCGCTGGCCATCCTCGATGCGCTCGGCATCGCTCGCGCGCATGTCGTGGGCCTGTCGCTGGGCGGCTTTCTGGCCCAGTGGCTTTCAGTCACGCATCCCGCGCGGCTTCTCAGCGCGACAGTCATTGGGGCTCCTGCGCTCGAAGGTGCCCCCGCACGCGCCGGCCTCCCAGCACGCGCCCCCATCGACCCTGGACTGTTCGAGTTCTGGAGCCACATGTTCGACCCGCGCGGCCTGGATGAGCAGGTGGAGTGGCGGGTCGAGAACTGGCGCAGACTCAACGGCCACGTGATTCCCTTCGATGCCGACGAGTTCCGTGCACTCGAGCGGCGCGTCATCGCGCATGCGGGCCGTCACGATACTTCGACAGCCCATGCCCGGGCCGACCCTTCGGGGATGGCTCGCGGAGCGGAGCTCCCGCAGGTCACCGTGCCCACGCTCGTCATTGCCGCGCCGGAGGACCCCACCCATCCCGCGTCCAATGCCCGGTTCCTCGCGGAGACCCTGCCACGCTCGACCCTGGTGAGCATTGAAGGGATGGGGCACGCGCTTCCTCGCGCGATCGTGCCACCGCTCGCGGCGGCGCTCCTGCGGCACTTCGACACGGCCAGGCACGACTGAAACCCACTGCGCGCCCCCGCGCTCCCCGAGGTTTGATTCGCTCGGGGAGCGGGGCGCGCGGTGGCCTAGGGATGCTTCACTGCGGCGTGACCTTGATCACCTTGCCGTTGGTGGCGTCGGTGAGCAGGTAGAGGGCGCCCTCGGGGCCCTGCACCACCTCGCGGATGCGCGAGTCCAGGTTCTTGAGGAGGTGCTCCTCGCCCACCACGCGGTCGTTGCGCACCATGAGCCGCACCAGCGTCTTGGCCGCCAGGCCGCCGATGAACATGTTGTTCTTCCACTCGGGGAACAGGGTCCCGGAGTAGAAGGTCATCCCCGAGGGGGCAATCACCGGGTCCCAGTAGTACACGGGCTGCTCCATGCCCGGAGCCTGGGTGCTCTGGTGGATGGGCGCGCCGGAGTACTCCTCGCCATACCCGATGGTGGGCCAGCCGTAGTCCTTGCCGGCCTCGGGGCGGTTCACTTCGTCACCACCCTGCGGCCCCATCTCCACCGTCCACAGCCGGTTCTGGCTGTCGAGCGCCGCGGACAGGACGTTGCGGTGACCGATGGACCAGATCTCCGGCTTCGCCTCCGGGTTGCTCAGGTACGGGTTGTCCTGGGGCACGGAGCCGTCCGGATTGATGCGGACCACCTTGCCGAAGTGGCTCTTCACGTCCTGGGCCTGGGCACGGCCTTCAAGGATGGAGCGCTCCCCGAGCGTGACGAACAGCTTGTTGTCCGGGGTGAACACCATCCGGCCCCCGGAGTGCAGCGTGGACTCGAGCGTGGGCATCATGCGGAAGATGACCTGGACGTTCTCCACGCGAGGCTGCGCTCCGTCCACGAGCCGCGCGCGCGCCACCGCCAGCCCGTTGCCGCCCTGACGGGGCTCGGTATAGGTCCAGTAGATGAGCTGGCTCGTGGCGTAGTCCGGGCCCACCTCCACGTCGAGCAGGCCGCCCTGACCGCGTGCGTCCACGGAGGGCAGGCCGCTGACGGCGGCGGACTTCTCGCCCTTCTGCGTGACGATGTAGAGCGAGCCGGTGGCCTTCTCCGTCACCAGCATGCGCTGGTCCGGCAGGAAGGCGATGGCCCAGGGGTTCCTGAAGCCGGAGGCAATCTCCGTGGTCTTGAGGGGCGTCTTCGTCTGGATGGCGGGGACGCGCGTCTGCCCGGGGAAGGCCGGCGTGTTTTCAGGCACGTTGGGCGGGCCCTGCGGAACCGGGGGGCCGCTGGGGAGCGGATCTTCCGGGGTGCCTGCGTCATTCTCAGGGGTGCCCGCGTCGTCTTCCGGGGTGCCCGCGTCATTCTCAGGGACGCCCGAGTCATTCTCAGGGACGCCCGAATCCTGTGAGGGAACGCCAGAGTCCTGCAGCTGGGTGCCCGAGTCCGGTGACGTGGGCTCTGGATCGTCCTGGCAACCGACCAGGAGGGTGGCGACGATGAGGGACGTTGTCAGGATGCGCATGCGACTCACTCCACGGGGGGAAAAGGAGGAAGAACCGAACATCGCGTTCTTTGGGGCGAGTGGGAAGGGCGCGTTACGACGGGTGGCGGTGGTGGACATCGGACTGCGCGCCTCTACACTCCGCGGGCTCTGCGACCCTTCGCGGGTCGGAAAGGACGAAGTGAAGACCATGAAGAACCCGCTCTTCGGCTGTATGGCCTCCGCGCTCATGACCCTGGCGGCGACGCCCGCGCTGGCTCAGCTCCAACTGCCGGCCCCCAGCCCCGCGGCGAAGGTGTCGCAGGAGGTTGGTGTCTCCGAAATCTCCATCGAATATTCCAGCCCTGGCGTGAAGGGCCGGAAGGTCTGGGGCGAGCTGGTCCCCCATGACAAGGCGTGGCGCAGCGGCGCCAACTCGGCGACGAAGATCACCTTCAGCCACCCGGTCACCTTCGGCGACAAGGCCGTCCCGGCCGGTTCCTACGCCATCGTCAGCCTGCCCTCGCAGAAGGGCTGGAAGGTGATGCTGAACACGGACCTGGGCCTGTGGCGGGGCGCCGCGCCCTATGACGCCTCCAAGGACGTGGCCTCGGTGAGCGCCACCACCACGGAGATCCCGGCGCGCGAGCGCCTGACGTACCTCTTCACCGACACCACGGACACCAGCACGCGGCTGGACCTGGAGTGGGAGAAGCTGCGCGTCTCCGTGCCCATCACGGTGGACACCGCTGCCTTCGCGAAGGCCAACATCGAGCAGGCGGAGAAGGACGCGGCCAGCATGCACACGAGCGCGGCCTCCTACCTGGCGGGCACCGCCAAGGACCCTGCCGCCGCGCTGAAGCACGCCGACGC
This DNA window, taken from Corallococcus coralloides DSM 2259, encodes the following:
- a CDS encoding DUF2911 domain-containing protein yields the protein MKTMKNPLFGCMASALMTLAATPALAQLQLPAPSPAAKVSQEVGVSEISIEYSSPGVKGRKVWGELVPHDKAWRSGANSATKITFSHPVTFGDKAVPAGSYAIVSLPSQKGWKVMLNTDLGLWRGAAPYDASKDVASVSATTTEIPARERLTYLFTDTTDTSTRLDLEWEKLRVSVPITVDTAAFAKANIEQAEKDAASMHTSAASYLAGTAKDPAAALKHADAAVAANPTWYAHWTRASVLSQMGKYAEARKAAQTAWDLGQKDKNFFFRDQVSKALAEWKNKK
- a CDS encoding alpha/beta fold hydrolase; amino-acid sequence: MEHFVQVAEGVSLWVESRGPEKAPAVLLIMGSTASGLFWPDALVDLLARRYRVIRYDHRDTGASTWDFDRVPYSATRMAEDALAILDALGIARAHVVGLSLGGFLAQWLSVTHPARLLSATVIGAPALEGAPARAGLPARAPIDPGLFEFWSHMFDPRGLDEQVEWRVENWRRLNGHVIPFDADEFRALERRVIAHAGRHDTSTAHARADPSGMARGAELPQVTVPTLVIAAPEDPTHPASNARFLAETLPRSTLVSIEGMGHALPRAIVPPLAAALLRHFDTARHD
- a CDS encoding PQQ-dependent sugar dehydrogenase, whose amino-acid sequence is MRILTTSLIVATLLVGCQDDPEPTSPDSGTQLQDSGVPSQDSGVPENDSGVPENDAGTPEDDAGTPENDAGTPEDPLPSGPPVPQGPPNVPENTPAFPGQTRVPAIQTKTPLKTTEIASGFRNPWAIAFLPDQRMLVTEKATGSLYIVTQKGEKSAAVSGLPSVDARGQGGLLDVEVGPDYATSQLIYWTYTEPRQGGNGLAVARARLVDGAQPRVENVQVIFRMMPTLESTLHSGGRMVFTPDNKLFVTLGERSILEGRAQAQDVKSHFGKVVRINPDGSVPQDNPYLSNPEAKPEIWSIGHRNVLSAALDSQNRLWTVEMGPQGGDEVNRPEAGKDYGWPTIGYGEEYSGAPIHQSTQAPGMEQPVYYWDPVIAPSGMTFYSGTLFPEWKNNMFIGGLAAKTLVRLMVRNDRVVGEEHLLKNLDSRIREVVQGPEGALYLLTDATNGKVIKVTPQ
- a CDS encoding ankyrin repeat domain-containing protein, producing MAVKKSAKPRAAEKRPKLNPALMHAARSRSLTDVQRLLAEGASPDSAGAAGSQTEGNLVETVRLLLAAGADVTATDGDGNTALHRACHNGHTAVIEMLLAAGADMRTLNREGRLPGESAVWGGHTDIVRLLIDRAGAIASIDDALVFAASQGRGSLAAGESARGLAQGDCSSEGEVGRGEVARSLTCRCVASLD